The region GTTGGCAAGTTAGCATAGAAATTAAAGCGTGACGGATGTGTTTCCCTACACAATGCAAGAAGCCAGGACAAAGAAGCAAGAGGATCAGTCGCAGTCCTCCAGAGAGAGGGTGGCATGGAAGGATATACTGCAGATATGGATGTTTTTCCACCAATTCACTCACCGAGGATGAGATATTTACACTGTTCTGGGTATTTGCATCAAACCGGTGTGTTTGTTACAGCCGTGAGAGGCAGTTGTTGGGTAACAACTGACACGGTGTTCTCCAATAGTTCAACATCCAGTTTATCAATGCCTGGAGTAAATATTGATCACTATATTAAGGCACTGTGTGTGATCAGGATCTGGCCTTTATCCACAGCTCAACCAAAGTGAGTGCAAAAGTTGGGGCGTTGCGTCATTGAGGGTGCGCGCGATGGTTGTAAACGCCATGTAGGTGAAAAGTTATGTTTGCAGGCCGATAAACAAGCCGCCAGTGCTTGCCGATGCCATTTTGCCAtgtttgacgggggggggggggattttttttttttcaacggaAAAGTCACATTTTAGGAGGAATTTGATGCCACCAACTGGACCAAACATGATGTATATCACGCAACTGCTTATTAGTTTTGGGAAATTCCGCATTAATTTTATTtagcctttatttaaccaggaggatcccgcgGAGATCGCAAACCTccttttcaagggagacctggccgaGACGGGCAGCGGCAATTAGAAAGCACAGATACAAGATCACCCAGTTGCGAAATTACACGtttgaaaatacaaacaaaatacaaaaaataaaataaactaactaactctgtacgttgccagtcattctgcaacatattccaggttaaaggtgcagaatgaacaaaGGCCTCTTTACCCAATTCAGTGCAGGCATGTGGAACAGAAAGCAGCACAAGGAGTAAGGGCCGGCCCTTCTCAGTGCCATGAAGTCACAGATGTAGGAAGGCAGTAGGCTGAGGGTTGCCTTATATATAAAGGTATACCAACGACTGAGCCTTCGGGTGGCCAGAGCAGGCCATCCCGCCCGAGCAAGCAGATTATAGAAAACAAGGACATGTTGTGAACTCAGCTTGAGGCACTCTCAATTTTGGATTTAAAACGGCTcggtctgctagccgacatttggagcacaAATTGGGCCTAACTCTGTACttttccagtcattctgcaacatattccaggttaaaggtgcagaatgaacaaaGGCCTTTCTACCCAATTCAGTGCGGGCATGTGGAACAGAAAGCAGCACAAGGAGTAAGGGCCGGCCCTTCTCAGTGCCATGAAGTCACAGATGTAGGAAGGCAGTAGGCCGAGGGTTGCCTTATATATAAAGGTATACCAATGACTGAGCCTTCGGGTGGCCAGAGCAGGCCATCCCGCCCGAGCATACAACTCACTGAGTTGCAATTAGTAAGAAATCTCAAGGAAGCATGGTAGGCAGTGTCTGACGCGCGGAGGCATTGAGCAGAAGCGTTCATATACAAAAGACCTCCATAATCCAGCACAGGCAAAAAGGCGGCAGCGACAAGTCACTTTCTTTTACAtttaaagaaaaggaaaaaaaaagttcctgaccatttttttcccctaaatggtcaggaaccaagccaaatgaatttaaacaatatagcaccattttatttaatcttaaaaaaaataaCTTTTAAATCATTGGGTGAATTTAATAGGCTGCTTATAACACAAACTCGAGCACTGTAAAATGggatttatttgttgttgttgttgttgtttatttctgtctcctttttatttttgttgtctGTCGTCTGTGTCTTTGCACCGTTGCATATGAATATGTGTCCGATAAAGAACGGAGACAAAATACCATGTAggccagcgtttctcaaccgggggtccgcggacccctagtggtccgcggtgtaattgcaaggggtccgtgaaaataaaatatctttaaaaaaaaagatcctatgacatttatagaaataggattattttactcaaatgtgactgagacctttatctacctaaactataaagggtaacgggacttttttctctaattacatctgtttcacaagtgtaatttgttgtatttcaataagagatctcgctcccgtttgcattgttaaaagttactgcataaaaattctgttgttacatatatctgaaagttactgaatacatattctgttttgttacatatatctgaaagttactgcataagaattctgttttgttacatatatctgaaagttactgcataagaattctgttttgttaactatatctaagttacaactgaaagctcttatttttgccccaaagagtgaataaatgctataatgcaatttaaaatgcagtttctactgtttctaccaaattgcaacccccctcccccaagatcaggtggaggggtcctcagggtagatcaaaaatacgcaggggcggtccaggaccccaaaaaggttgagaaccactgctgtaggcCACCTTGCAAAGAGCTTTTCTTGGCCATGTTTTTGCCAATTTTTTAGCCttcttcttttgtctttttttagcAGCCCCAGCAGCAGAAATTGTCCGGAGGGAATTTGTTACACTGTCCCCGAACAACGTCGCAAACATGGTGTCCATACGAAGACGGCCCACACATTGTGCGTTGCACAGTCAACAAGTCCTCATCATGAAACAACCTCGTGTTTTGAAAAGgcgagtatggggggggggggagtattgtAGGAGACCGCTCGGTGGGAAGAGCCTAAAGCCGGAGCTGCTGGTCAGGCTTTAGTAATGAATTGGTCTCCCCGTAACCACCATTGCAGCCTGCAAACCAGCAGTTTCTCCTTTTTCATCCAAAGCGATGCGTCCGAGACACTTGCACCAGGCGCCGCCCTGTACGAGGACGGATTCTGGTTCACGAGACGATAATTCGTGGCAGTATAATTGTTTATTGAACCACGATGAATATCACTCAGACACAGGTtggtttcattaaaaaaaaaagtattttatttCACTTCTTTGTCACAGTTcaacacattttttttgttttgtttgtttcttctgAAATTAAAGTTTCTATAAATGTCTCGCAAGGAGGCAAAGTAACCATGTCTGACAATCAGTGGAATAAGGCATGTCAatcggtgagtgtgtgtgtgtgtgtgtggggggggggtgtcacaatgTGAGGTCAAACTAAAGGGGTCAGGATCAGGGTCCAGAATCGGATCAGGGGTCAGGGTCCGGAATCCAAGCACAGCTGTAGCAGTCGAGTGTACTGCGGCCTTACTATTTCCTTGACAGCCCATCAAAGCTCGACTTTACCTTCGCGAACTGCTCCTGAAACCAGTTCCTAAAAAGACGAAAGTTCAGATACATGATGTTATaaagggcctgtgtgtgtgtgtgtatgtgtgtgtgtgtttgtgtgtgatgttTGCATATCCACCTGGTGTTGGTGGCAAACTCGCTGTTGTGCATGTCTTGGAAAGCGTTCTTGGTCTTCTCGGCCAGGTCCTGGGTCAGCTCCGACACTTTGGTGCCAAAGCTGGACAACTGCTCATCTATAGTCTCAGTATCCTGAGCctcttttgtggggggggggggagatgagcGAAAGAGTTTAGTGGACAAGAAAGATGAATTAATGATAATGAGGTGGCTGGGCAAAGAAGTTACCTGTGAATGCTGCAAAAACCAGCATCAGCACGGCAACGGCCAAGTAGAGTTTCATGGTGATGTGGGTCTGGTGTGGGAAGGACAAGTATTTATGAAATATGCTTTTTAATCATGTTAAACGTTGCTCCGCATGCCAATCATACTCTTTTGTCCATATTGGACGCTTAACAAACTCCACGTTGATAAATAAAACATGCTGTTTTGGACATTCCAGACGTCGCTCTGCGTATCATTCATCGTTTCTCGCCCATCGCAGAATCTTCCAGAATCTAGAGACTAAAAAGGGGGGGAGGACGATACGAGAATTATGCAAAAACATCATTTCGTCCGCCTTTACAGGACGTGTCAGCACCCGCACGGGTGGACAGTTCCCCTCGCGGGGCACCGCTGCAAAATCGCCGAGAAACGTGAAACTTTTAAGACGACCCCTGCGTGCTCTTCGTGCGCAAGTTTGCACTTTCCCCCCGGTATTCTTATTCTTACACGTTcgttactttttttttctccaattgacGCGGTTTATTCGTGAACTTATGTTACGCCGCCGCCGCCCTACTTCTTTATTTTACTGCCGTTTGCGCCGTAGGTCGGTTCTCGACTCCGCTCTTTGCCTTGGTGACGCGGTGTGCTCACGAGACGTTGAGTTGAATTCAACTGACTTTCGTTACTGTAACCGCTCAGGCTCGTGTGTATACCACTCACAGGTGTGGGTGTCACCATGatattagtccccccccccctgtaagtCCTATACGGTAAATTAGGGCAAAACGTTCTTTTTGGCAGGCAGAGGAGGAATTCGTTGCACCGTGTTTGTCGTGAAGCCTGCCGTGCAAGTCGCGGAGAGTCTGAGTGAGGCGGATCGGAAGGCGGGTAAAAGCACAGAAAGCAACACACGTTGTCGTGACCCATGCGTGGAGATGCGTAGATTGAATGTCAAACGTACCTGGTGTTCCAGTgtcaagagggggaaaaaaaagcgggTTGTGTCTATAGCCGCCTCACCGCCGTCCCCATTTATAGACCCGCCCGGCGGCGTGACGTCACTGGCCCTGAACCGACCCGGCGCCCGAGCTGCCGGGGACAGAGGCACGAACTGTGgcaacctccccccccccttttttttaacctgCGTCCGCTACGTTTTATCTCCTGTTGGAGATATCGCTGATCAAAAATCAATCGAGCGATATCTACAGCGTCATTCTGACTAACTAAAACTCACTTTACAAGATGTCTGACTAGTTAAAACGTACTTTGAGATATCTAGAAAGGGCTGTGTGGATGTCTTGAACTGGAATTATGACTGGTCAGAATTCAGTGGCAGATGTCCGCGATGTGAATTGGGGGGAAATCTGAACAGGAATTTTAGCCACCTGTAGTGAGAAACCCCATACACATGAATGGCAAATGTAGTTTGACGCTTACGAGTCAAAATGTAATTACAGATGTGCTGAACTGGCGTTTTGACGAGGTTGTCTGTAATTACGTCATGGCAGAGACCCAGTCTAGCTAATGCATGCTGAAAGGGCTTGCCATACCCGAACAGCTTACTGACGTTTTCCCAGACATGATTAACAGGCCTGATGTGCTAATAGCAACAGGCCTGATGTGGTGTGAGTTATAATTGCAATCGATGTAAACGACGAAGAGTCTGTAAACTCCACGTTGCCACCGAGTTACACTGTCTGGTGCGCAATTTGCACAATTTTGTCTGCAGACTTGTTTGCTCTCTGTGTGATTAAGCCAACATGGCAGTGCTGGGTTTTTTTGTGGAATcgaatgatacacacacacacacacacacactggtgggcACGGTAACATTTGGACGGGAGAAAAGTGATGTGGATGGACTGCTGAGCTCAGAGTTCACTGGTACTAATAAACAGTGATAACACTTTTGCCAACATGTGGATTTGATCTTTGTTCTTTGTTGATACAAGTTATCTACGGAGTATGCATGGTTGTGTAAGCGTATCCTTAAATCACACTTTTAACACACCAGATTAAAACAAATAAAAGACCATCTCCTGATTTGTGGCGTTATCGTTATTCCCCCGTGACTCTGTCTGCATGTGGTAAAGTGATTTGAGAAATGATATCTCATAAAAGCCTTTAGTATTGTTGAAGGAGCGAGGTAACACCAGTGACAAAAAGACGGTACATGTGGTCTTTAAATCAATGCATGGAAAAGATAAAAAATCATGACgctttcatttatttgttttcatAAAGTCAATAAGTTATATAATAATGTGGTATAAAAAAGAAACACATTTTAAGACATCTTGCCATTCCAAAGTGGACGTTTCTGTAGAATGAcccatatatttaaatatattccACTCcccatttgttgaacactttccaaCTCCATTGATggtttacggggggggggggacgctatatatatatatgtatatatgtgtgtgtgtgtttgtgtgtgtgtgtgtgtgtgtgtgtgtgtaaaactttgttaaaaaaacactcaatggtagggaaagtgctcaacaaataaggagcaaaataatccagtgagtcaagtaaattctttatgagacagtacaagcctgttttatgccataagcaatcatggatgatatatatatacatacatacatacatacatacatacatacatacagttaaggtccaaattattagccccctttgtAAAATTAAACAAaccccttaacttttccatggaaatggccataaccaaaagtgtttatagtttaattgcttccaaaagaacaaagaaaaaatctccactaagcttgattaagatattttactgatgtgctgaattgaaacaagaaaaaacaaaaaggacaGGGCCAAAATTaatagccctctgacaattaatagtcaatagtgcaacttttctgactcacaactgacaacaacctcttacggtggttcctaactaggttggcacatgtctcttgagggatcttagcccattcttccatggcaaattgttccagctcatccaaattgcgtggttttccagcatggacattaaccttgagctcccgccacagattctcaataggattgagatctgggctctgagaggccactccaggaccttgattatGGTGTCCTTcagaaagttttggaccaacttgaatgtatgcttcgggtcactgtcttgctggaagacccagcagtggacctaaagctagactggcagcagattgtTTTTACATTACTCTTCAAAATGTCAGCATAATCTTCTtgcttcatgatcccatgcacccgaacaaggtgccctgtgcctgaagcagcaaaccagccccacagcattaagttcccaccaccatgtttaactgtggcagctgtgtttttagggttgaagacctctcccttccttcgccaaacaaaagcaacatccatgtgcccaaacggctcgtttagtctcatcagaccaaaggacagccttccagaactcatgcccatgtttcaaatgttcacgggcaaacttcagtctggctcagatgtgccgctgtgtgagcaatggagtttttcttggacgatgacctcgaagcccaccacgatgaagagccctcacaacagtcttccttgaaacatcaagtccagaagaggccagttcagcaacagtcatgttggcagagatccggggattgttgttgacatctctgacgaTTTTCcgctccaaagtttttgaaatcttgcactttcgaccaggcccaggtttgtttctaacagaatttgtctccttgtgctttgcaatgatgcaacacaccgctgttctagacactgtgaaatgcttggaaatggcagtatagcctcccccttaagatgagcatccactatcttctttctgaggtccagactgatttctttactttttggcatgatgaaattacttcttaccaagaatttaagagtagtccctctcagtcaagtgttcaagtgccactagccctgttcaccggagtcccttaagtaaagctcagtgctgattgattgctcaggtgtgttttgaaagcaaaaaaaaatcacatgggggctaataattttgaccacctcagttttcactacatttggtataaagcaaacctgaagatttattttaaattccaaaatgtaccaaataggggccttaacactgatgaatgttttactctgTAAAGTTTtaagaatgatgcaaacattgggcagaattttagggaaatattCCATAGTTTCTTGGGGGTTAatcattttgaccttaactgtatacatatacatatacacatatacacatgtacacatacatacatacatacatacatacatacatacatacatacatacatacatacatacatacatacatatataaatgtaattaaacTTTAATTGACTTATACAAATGTTGGAAGTGTACAAAAAAAGTATTCTACAAGTTTTAAATACAAGTAAGTCTAACAATACTCTTCTCGTTTACCTTTTGCAAGTGCGCAACAAGTAAAAATAGCAAGTATGTAAAATAAAAGTATGCTTGCTTATTTTTAACTTAAAAGACATATACTAAAAGCTTTGTTTTTCTTGAGCCATGCCGAGAACATACATTCAtccagtagatagatagatagatagatagatagatagatagatagatagatagatagatagatagatagatagatagatagatagatagatagatagatagatagatataagtagacagacaggcagacagtgagacagagaataTGTTAAAACTGAAAAACAtgtacaaaaacttaattacaacAACATATACAAAGCACAGTATACGATAGAAATAAAATATACACATGTGAGAATTAGATTTATAGTCAACAGATCAATAACTAAGTAAAAGGCAGTCAGAGCAGTAAAAGGTGTATGTAAGATAGAGGTCAGCAGCATAAAGAAGTTACTTTGTCACTGGTGTGCAGCTTCTGCAAACATAAGGCTttttgtcattctctctctctctctgtctgtctgtctgtctgtctatctatctctctgtctgtctgtctgtctgtctctctgtctgtctctctctctccgtctgtctctctttctttctgtctgcctgcctgtctgtctgtctctctcagtctctgtctgtctgtctgtctgtctgtctgtctgtctgtctgtctgtctgtctgtctgtctgtctgtctgtctgtctctctctctctctctctctctctctctctccgtctgtctctctttctttctgtctgcctgcctgtctgtctgtctctctcagtctgtctgtctgtctgtgtctgtctgtctgtctgtctgtctgtctgtctgtctgtctgtctgtctctctctctctctctctctctctctctctctctctctctctctctctctctctctctctctctctctctctctctctctctctctctctctctctctctctctgtctgtctgtctgtctgtctgtctgtctctctcagtctgtctgtctgtctctttctctctgtctgtctgtctgtctgtctcagtctgtctgtctgtctgtctctttctctgtctgtctgtctgtctgtctgtctgtctgtctgtctgtctgtctgtctctctcagtctgtctgtctgtctgtctgtctgtctgtctgtctgtctgtctctttctctctctgtctgtctgtctatctgtctgtctctttctctgtctgtctgtctgtctgtctgtctgtccttctgtcgctctgtctctctgtctgtctctctcagtctgtctgtctgtctgtctgtctgtctgtctgtctgtctgtctgtctgtctgtctgtctgtctgtctgtctctttctctgtctgtctgtctgtctcagtctgtctgtctgtctgtctctttctctgtctgtctgtctgtctgtctgtctgtctgtctgtctgtctcagtctgtctgtctgtctgtctgtctctttctctctctgtctgtctgtctgtctgtctgtctgtctgtctgtctgtctgtctgtctctctgtctgtctgtctctttctctctctgtctgtctgtctatctgtctgtctctttctctgtctgtctgtctgtctgtctgtccttctgtcgctctgtctctctgtctgtctctctcagtctgtctgtctgtctgtctgtctgtctgtctgtctgtctgtctgtctgtctgtctgtctgtctctttctctctctctctctctctctctctctctctctctctctctctctctctctctctctctctctctctctctctctctctctgtctgtccgtgtgtctgtctcccTGCCACGGCAGCCCTTGTCTCCCGCGTAACTTCCTGATGCAGATTAGTATGCAGGGTGGTTTATCTCATGAGCTCCAGCAACTTTGGGGGCAGCCAAGTAGTGCCTCTCTTAGAGAGGAGTTGACAACACTGCTTGCGAGTCCTTAGTGAAATATGTCCCGCTTACCCTCGAGCCTGGTAAACACATTTAAAATACAGCTCTGTCTCCAACCGGAGTCCTCcaataaaacaaaaacatacgGGGGTGTGGAGCGCCTCCGTCACGTCCACGCTTTCTCATTTTTCATGCCGGATAGTGCACACATAAAACGTCGAATTAACAGAGGTTTTCCACTATCAACACCGTTAaagtgatttattctcatgtgttTTCATTTTCTCCTATTTATGTTGTCAGAGTAGGGCCATGTGCCAAGAGCCATTCTACATCCACATTCATAATTCAAGGGCCCACCCTGGTGAAGCCAACGAGGTGTGGTCCTATGTGAAGCTTTGAGGGTCAAAAGATGTGAAAGCGGGCCTGCTGGTGGGACTTTTATGCTGGTGCTTTATCGATGGCTGTCCTTGGTCTTCATTATCTTAATTACATTCACACTTAATGTTTACTCATCTGGCATGTGAGCCAGCAGTCATCTTATTAGGGAAGTTGCGAGAAAACAGAGACGGACAGCTTCTCTCTTTGACCACACCAACGCCGGTGTCGTTTATTGCCGCAGTCACTGTCCACCCACAACACCCGATGGCACTGCCCCGTGATGCCACCACGTTGCTACGGCTACGCCCTGAGCTCATAAAAGTTAGCGAGTCAACACAAAAAGTCACACGACATAACGAACGACGGGGACATTATGCCCGTAAATCCATTAGGTGTCCACTACAACTGTCCCTCCCAGGCTGCACCATAACAGGAAGAGTTAACGTGACGAATGGGAGCAGGGGCTGGGGCTCCTGCTGGAGGGGCTTTAGGCATCCTGGAGTGGCATGGGGGTAGGGTGGAGGGGGAAGGAGCcctaggggccttgttggggggtgggggcagggtagagGGTGCCCCCGCCGGGCCAGTCCAATGGgtcagtccaagtccaggtgagccggtttgaggcgatccaTGGGAATGTGCTCCGGTTTGCCACGGACGTCCTCGACAAAGTGCTTGTTGCCGGTCTCCAGGACGCGGAACGGGCCATCGCAGGAAGGCTGCAGGGGCCCACGGTGCGCATCGTGGCGGATGAAAACATAGTCTGCCAACTGCAGAATATGGGGGTGCAGCTCACGGGTTGTTGGAGCGGCGAATGATACCGAGGCGCTCTACTCAAACTCCTCCCGGCTGGCGGGGAGCTTGGCCAGGTCAAGGCGCCAAGCCTGGGCCAGTgtggcgatgtggtgctccactccgtgcTCGGTGGTGGCAGAGCACGGCATTCAGTGACGGCGGTGTTGGCcaaagcagcccgtacctgagaaggcagctgtcgcagaaacagttggacaaagaggaagccgggcttgtgctctcccaggggATCCGGCGTCCTGTCCATGAGTATAGACGGCATACTGTCACCGAGGCCTCGTAGAGAGAAGAGCCAGCTGGCCCGCTCAGCATCAGAAcgttcagaagttttcaacaggtgagccttgagtatGGTTGCTGTTGGACTCCCGAGGGCCGAGGCCGCATCAGCTGTCATGTTCACGAAGAgcttgtaacgatcacggatgaatacccTCGCTAGCCGTTGTCTAacaggtcggagcctttagtcgactggttaacgtagtcgcctgtggtgcgggagacccgggttcgtgtcccggctgccccccccccgaattcactacaagcTGTCTTTGGAAACATCCAGCAAACGgcggggtcaccagtgtggaaGTTGCGAGAAAACAGAGATGAACAATTTCTCTGTCTGACTGCTGCACTCACCATCAACCCACAAACACAATGGCACTGctctccaaaggagctgaatcaagtgcaactggacttggtatgtatccgtcaagacgtttcgcctctcatccaagaggcctcctcagtttgtgcctttctgactagaccaagctagtctaattGGCTGGTGATGGAACTCAGATaattagcctctttggagtcgttatcagaggtattgatatgcgtggctctttgtgttccgatgtttagcagcgatggtcgttgggggtgttagtttcgacttcgttagtgctccatgagtcgttggagcctttagtgaccgactgttgttcttggaggccaaGCTTTGttttagctctgataacgactgtcgttgctaaacatcggaacacaaaagagccatggacaccaatagctctgataacgactccaaagaggataaatatctgggtctcatcaccagccagtcagaccagcttggtccagtcagaaaggcacgaactgaggaagcctcttggatgagaggcgaaacgtcttgacggatatactataccaagtccagttgcacttgattcacctcctttggagaaccatgacctggatgaaggagaacattcacaggcacAATGGCACTGCCCGCGCCACAAAACGCTGGGCACCAAACTGCTATGCACTGAGCTAGTAAAGCCAGCGAGTCCACACAAAAAGTCACGTAACATAACAAATGACAGGCTATGGTGAACTGTGTCCATAAATCCATTAGGTGTTCACTACAATATCATATAATCATACTAGTActttatgaagtagtagtagtagtagtcgtagtagtggtagtggtagtgctTCACAATAACAATAGTATATTTGTAATGTATAAAGTAATAGCCCATTTACTACATAGTAATAATATCAtaatagtactatatgaagtagtagtagtagtccattTATtacatgaagtagtagtagtacatttactaCATAGTAGTCAGATCAtaatagtactatatgaagtagttgtagtagtacatttgctgcatagtaatcatatcataatattactatatgaagtagtagtagcagtagtacatttactacatagtaatcGTATCAttatagtactatatgaagtagttgtagtagtccaTTTACTACATAGTAATAATATCGTAATTGTACTATAtcaagtagtaatagtagtagtagtacatttactaCATAGTATTCATATCGCAATAGTACTACATGAAGAAGGTGTAGTAGTCCATTTACTACATAGTAATAGTATCGTAATTGTACTAtatcaagtagtagtagtagtagtagtacatttactaCATAGCATTAACATAATAGTACTATATGAGGTAATAGTAGTAGAATATTTACTACATAATGATAATATCATAATAGTActctatgaagtagtagtagtagtagtacatttactaCATAGCAATCATATCACAATAGTACTACatgaagtagttgtagtagtccaTTTACTACATAGTAATAATATCATAATTGTACTAtatcaagtagtagtag is a window of Lampris incognitus isolate fLamInc1 chromosome 9, fLamInc1.hap2, whole genome shotgun sequence DNA encoding:
- the apoc1 gene encoding apolipoprotein C-I, with amino-acid sequence MKLYLAVAVLMLVFAAFTEAQDTETIDEQLSSFGTKVSELTQDLAEKTKNAFQDMHNSEFATNTRNWFQEQFAKVKSSFDGLSRK